The Nocardioides zeae genome includes the window CGGCGCCGGTCGGCGTGACCAGCAGGGTGTGCTCGAACTGGGCCGTGCGGCGGCGGTCCTTCGTGACCGCCGTCCAGCCGTCGTCCCACATGTCGTGGTCGGGCGTGCCGAGGGTGAGCATGGGCTCGATGGTGAACGTCATGCCGACGCGGATCACGTCGTCGTAGTAGTCGCTGTCGTAGTGCGGGATCACCAGGCCCGAGTGGAAGTGCGTGCCGATGCCGTGGCCCGTGAAGTCCTTGACCACGCCGTAGCCGAACCTCGCCGCGTAGGCCTCGATCACCCGCCCGATCACGTTGACGCGCCGGCCCGGCTTGACGGCCTTGATGCCCCGGTTGAGCGCCTCCCGCGTGCGCTCCACGAGCAGCGTCGACTCCTCGTCGACGTCACCCGCCAGGAACGTCGCGTTGGTGTCGCCGTGCACGCCGTCGAGGTAGGCCGTGATGTCGATGTTCACGATGTCGCCGTCCTCGACCACGGTGCTGTCGGGGATGCCGTGGCAGATCACCTCGTTGATGCTGCTGCACAGCGACTTGGGGAACTCGCGGTAGCCCAGCGTCGACGGGTAGGCGCCGTGGTCGCAGAGGAACTCGTGCCCGATGCGGTCGAGCTCGTCGGTGGTGATCCCGGGACGTACGGCGCGCCCCACCTCAGCGAGGGCCTGCGCCGCCAGCCGACCGGCCGCGCGCATGCGCTCGATGGTGTCCGCGTCCTTCACCTCGTCGCCCTCGAAGCGCTCGGGGGCCGGGCGCCCGACGTACTC containing:
- the map gene encoding type I methionyl aminopeptidase, which codes for MSRAPLTPGTVSPVRPVPRSIPRPEYVGRPAPERFEGDEVKDADTIERMRAAGRLAAQALAEVGRAVRPGITTDELDRIGHEFLCDHGAYPSTLGYREFPKSLCSSINEVICHGIPDSTVVEDGDIVNIDITAYLDGVHGDTNATFLAGDVDEESTLLVERTREALNRGIKAVKPGRRVNVIGRVIEAYAARFGYGVVKDFTGHGIGTHFHSGLVIPHYDSDYYDDVIRVGMTFTIEPMLTLGTPDHDMWDDGWTAVTKDRRRTAQFEHTLLVTPTGAEVLTLP